The following is a genomic window from Pseudothermotoga thermarum DSM 5069.
TGCTTTGATGACTCTTTACATCGAGGATGAAAAAGCTTTGGAACACTTTGTCAAACAATGCGCGGCTCACAGATTGAAACCCGTTGTTGACTTGCCGTTTGACCTTACCATCTTGAACCGTTTGAAAAATATGAACGTTGAACACTTCAAAATTCGCTTCTCAAAATTGGATGAGCTACAAGCTGCAAGAAATCTGTTGAAAGACTCTTACATCATTGCAGATGGGATATCGTGGCTTGGTGCCGTTGGAAAAGCCGACGCAATTTTGATGAGAAAACCATTTGTGGAACTACCAGAAGGAGATTTTCTTAGAGAGCTGATCGTCAACGCTTTGCTCAACAAAGCGGTGAGGGTTTACGTTGAAGTAGACGAAACTGACGAAACAACCTTGAAGATCGTGAATGTTTTAAACTACGGTTTGGTTTTCCACACCGACGCAAAACAGCTTCCTATCGTAAAACTTTTGAACATTTCAAACATTTTTGAAGATTTCAAGGTAGAATATGTTGATGAACACAGCAAGTACGGTGTTTTTGAATCTAAAAGAGGTTTTGTGGAAGAACCAAAGAAAATTTTCCTTGTGAAAAACACCGTTTTGAGAGAAAATAAAAGGTTGTTTCACTTTTATTCAGAAGGGGGAACATGATGCAAGAGCTTCGTTACAATCCACTCACAGACGAATGGATCATAGTTTCTGCTGAAACTCAAAAAAGGCCAGTTCAACCAAGCCAGCAAAGTTGTCCTATATGCATTGGAGGCGCCGAGTTGCCGCAGCAGTACGATTTGGTAAGTTTTGACAACAAATTCCCAGCCCTTTTGAGAGAACCACCGGAAGTTGTTCAGGACGATTTTTTCCAAAAAGAAAGATCTTACGGTGTATGCGAAGTTGTTGTATACACATCCGACCACAACACCGCATTACCTGGCATGCCACTTAAGCAAATTGAAAAATTGGTCGAAATGTGGGTTGATAGAACAATCGATCTGTCAAAGTACGATTTTGTAAAATACATATTCATTTTCGAAAATCGCGGTAAGGAAGTTGGAGCAAGCTTACCACATCCCCACGGACAGCTTTACGCTTTTCCGTTCATCCCAAAGAGAATAGAGACAAAACTGATGGCAATGAAAAAGTGGTACAAAGAAAAAGGAAGCTGTGTGATCTGCGATGTTGTAA
Proteins encoded in this region:
- the galT gene encoding galactose-1-phosphate uridylyltransferase; amino-acid sequence: MQELRYNPLTDEWIIVSAETQKRPVQPSQQSCPICIGGAELPQQYDLVSFDNKFPALLREPPEVVQDDFFQKERSYGVCEVVVYTSDHNTALPGMPLKQIEKLVEMWVDRTIDLSKYDFVKYIFIFENRGKEVGASLPHPHGQLYAFPFIPKRIETKLMAMKKWYKEKGSCVICDVVKQELMKKERIVCQTKHFLAVVPFYARFPFEVHIYPKRHVSYITQLSGEERSDFAKILKLVTSKYDALYQEEFPYMMMFFQAPVNVPINEEIFHFHVEFNPPKRDKDKIKWMASVETGTWTFINPVVPEQAAKMLREAKVEGEECQSSERLEE